Below is a genomic region from bacterium.
TGCCGCTGCTGCCCGAGGTGCGCTACCTGGCCGCCCCCGGTCCGGGCAGCCTCGGCCCCTGCCTCGCCGAACTGGGCGTTGCCCTCCGCGGACGGCCCGGCGCGACCCTCAAAGAGCTGACGTGGACGCTCCTGCGCCCGACGCGGGCGAACTGGCGGCGCTTCCTGCGCGGCCTGCTGCTCGCGCGGCGACTCCGCGCCGATCGGGCGGCGCACGTGCACGCCGCCTGGGCGCACACGCCGGCCAGCGTGACCCGGCTCGCCTGCGCGCTCACCGGCATTCCCTGGAGCATGGGAGCGCACGCGAAGGACATCCATCTCTCGAGCCCGGATTCGCTGCGCCGCAAGCTCGCCGCGGCTCGCTTCACCACGGTCTGCTCGGGGAGCAATCAACGCTACCTGCAGGCTCTGACGGCGCCGGCAGCCGGTCTGCCCGAGCCTGCGGTGCTGCTCAACTACCACGGCGTCGATTGCGACTACTTCACGCCCGCGGTCGAACCCGGGCCCAGCGCGGCCTCCGGCCGCGCGCCGCTGATCCTCGCCGTTGGCCGGCTCGTGCCGAAGAAGGGCTTCGACGTCCTGATCGCGGCCGCCGCCCGCCTGCGCGAGCGCGGTCTGCGTCTCCGGCTCGCGATCATCGGCGCCGGTCCGCTCGCCCATCCGCTGGCGGATCAGGCCGCGGCCCTCGGTCTCGCCGAGTGCGTGACCTTCGCGGGCCTTTCCACGCTCGACGAGGTGCGCGAAGCCTATCGCGTGGCGAGCTGCGTCGTGCTGCCGGCGCGCATCGCCGCCGACGGCGATCGCGACGGGATCCCCAACACCCTGGCCGAGGCGATGGCGATGGGCCTGCCCGTCGTGTCGACGGCGCTGCCGGGAATCGGGGAGCTCGTCAAGGACGGCGAGACGGGACTCCTCGTGCCGCCGGATGACGCCGAGGCGCTCGCCGACGGGCTGCAGCGCCTGATCACGGACCTCGCCTTCGCGCGCGGGCTCGGCCAGGCGGGACGGGCCTGGGTGCAGGCGAACTTCGCGGCCCGGGACTGGGAGACGCGCATCGCCGGGCGCCTGAAGCGGACGCTCGGGGTCGAGCGCATCCTGTATGTCAGCGCCGATCGCGGTGTGCCCGTCCGCGGGGGCAAGGGCGCCTCGGTGCACCTGCGCTCGGTGATCAAGGCGCTGGCCGCCGAAGGCGTCGAGAGCCAGTTGATCACCACGCAGCCCGGGCCGGCGGCGGGGCCGCCGCCGACCTGCGCGATGACGCGTGCGGCCTGCGCCCCCTGGCAGGAGCGCGCCCTGCGTCGCATCGCGGGCTGGAGCCGCGGCGGGCGGCCGCTGGAGCGGGCCCTCCTGCGCCTCGCCGACAACCTTGCCCTCTACAGGAGCGGGCGGCGCCTGGCGGCGGCCTGGCATCCGGATCTCGTCTACGAGCGCTACGCCCTGACTGCGATCGCGGGTTCGCTGCTCGCGCACCGCCTCGGCGTGCCGCACTGCCTCGAGGTGAACGCACCCCTGGCCGAGGAGGAAGCCCGCTACCGGGGCCTGCGGCTGGGTGCCCTTGCCCGCGCCACCGAGGGCTGGCTGCTCCGCCGGGCGGACTGCTTGGTGGTCGTCTCCGAGGCCCTGGCCGTCCACGCGCGCAGGCTCGGCGTCGATCCGGCCCGCATCCTCGTTCTGCCCAACGCCGTCGATGGCGAGCTCTTCCACGCCGGCCGCGAGGGCGCAGCGCTGCGCCGGCAGCTCGGTCTGGAGGACGCCTTTGTCGTCGGCTTCACGGGCACCTTGAAGCCCTGGCACGGCGTCGACCACTTGCTGCGGGCGGCCGCGCAGGCGCTACCCAAGCTGCCGCGCCTGAGCTTGCTCATCGTGGGCGAGGGCCCCGAGCGCGCCTCCTTGGAGCGCCTCGCCCGGGAGCTGGCGCTGGGCGACCGCGTGCGCTTCACGGGTCAAGTCGAGCACGCAGCGGTCGGGGAGTACATCGCCGCCTGCGACGTCCTCTGCGCCCCCTACGGCCCCATGGACGATCACTGGTTCTCGCCCCTCAAAGTCAGCGAGTACCTCGCGACCGGCCGACCGGTCATCGCGTCGGCGATCGGACAGCTCGCCGAGTGCCTGGACGAGTCCCGCGGCGTCGTCCTCGTCCCCCCGGGCGATGAGGCGCAGCTGGCGACGGCGCTGACCCGTCTTGCCGACGACCCGGGGCGGCGCGCCGGCCTGGCGGCGGCCGCGGCGCAAGCGCGGGCCTGGACCTGGCGGCGGCTGGTGCGCGAGGTGCTCGGTGCCGCGGAACCCGCGCGTCGCGTCAACTGGAGGTGGACAGCATGAGCAACCTGGTCGCGCTCCCCCCGTTCGCGGGCAGCGAGTTCGTTCCGACGCCCGGCCCTCCCCTGACGATCGGCTACGTCCTCAAGATGTTCCCGCGCTTCTCGGAGACCTTCATCCTCAACGAGATCCTGGAGCTGGAGCGCCAGGGCGTGCGGGTCGTCATCTTCTCGATGAAGACGCCCAACGAGCGGCTGCGCCAGGCCGAGGTCGCCGCGGTCCAGGCGCGCGTGCACGTCGTCCCCGAATTCCGGGGCGCCGCCCTGGTCCGCCACCTGATCGCCCACGCGCGCTGCCTCCTGCGCTCTCCGCGTCGGTACTGGCAGACGCTTCACTTTGCTCGCACCCGCGGCTCGGACGCCGCCTGGGAGAAGTTCCTCGCGGCCCCCTACATCGTCCGGACAGCACAGCGCGCGGGTGTCGAGCACTTTCATGCGCACTTCGCCAGCGGACCGGCCCGCCAGGCGAAGCTCGCGGCCATGATCTCCGGGATTCCCTTCAGCTTCACCGGCCCCGCCAAGGACCTCTTCTGGGCCGGCCACCAGCACGGCAAGAACAACAAGCTCAAGAAGCGGGTTCGCGAAGCGAGCTTCGTGATCACCATCAGCGACTTCAATCGCGACTTCATCCGCAGCCTGGACTTCCGCGTGCCGCGGCGGCGCCTGCTCACGGTGCCGAACGGCATGGACCTCCGCCAGTGGACCTTCGTCCGGCCGCTCGGCCTGCCGCTCGGCGCGCGTCCGGAGGAGCCGCCGCTCTTCTTGGCCGTCGGCCGTTTGGTGGAGAAGAAGGGTTTCGCGGATCTGGTCGAGGCTTGCCGGATCCTGCGCGATCGCGGACGTGCGTTCCGCTGCGTGATCGCCGGCGAGGGGCCGGAGCGCGAGCGGTTGGCCGAACGGATCGCGGCGGCCGGCCTCACGGACGCGGTCGTCCTCGCCGGGGCGGTGCCCCTGGCCGAACTGCGCGCCGATCTGCTCCCGTCGGCGAGCGTGCTCATTCAGCCCTCGATCGTCTGCGAGGACGGGGATCGCGACGGGATCCCGACCGTGATCCTGGAGGCGATGGCGACCGGCCTGCCCGTGATCTCCACCCCCGTCTCGGGCATCGGCGAAGCCGTGGTCCATGGCGTGACGGGACTGCTCGTCGGGCAGCGCAAGCCGGAATCGCTCGCGACGGCGATGGACATCCTCGTCCAGGATCCCGCCCTCGCCGCCCGCCTGGCCACGGGCGGCCGCCGCCTCGTCGAGACGCGGTTCAACCTGCGCACCAACGTCGGCATCCTCATCCACCTCTTCCGGCATTCGGCCCGGGGCGATCGGCGCTGGTCGGAGGCCAAACTGCGCGAACGGCTCGGGCTCGCGCCGGTGCTCGAGCCCGGGTTCGAGGGAGAGGCGCTCGATGCTGCAGCTCAGGGCTAACGTCATGCCGCTCCGGTCCGCGTGGGCGGACGCGATGCGCTTCCTCGCCATCCTCAGGCGCTTCCGGGCCTACGTGCGCCCGCAGCTGCGATCGATCCTGCTCGCCGCGGCGGCGAGCGTCGGCTACACGATCGCGACGCTGCTCGAACCCTGGCCGCTGCAGGTCATCTTCGACGGCATCCTCCTGCAGCGACCGCTGCGGATCTTCGGCTGGGATCTGGCCACGCTCGGTGCGGACGGACGGGTGGTCCTGCTGGGCGGGGCCGCCGCCGCCGTGCTCGTCCTCGCGCTCCTGCGCGGGCAGTTCTACTTCATCCAGAACGTACGCGCCGCCACCGCGGGCCAGGATGTCGTGATGGGCATCCGGCGGGCGCTCTTCAATCACCTGCAGACCCTCTCGCTCTCCTTCCACCGCCGGGCGCAGGCAGGCGATCTGCTCATGCGTCTGACGGGGGACATCGTGATGCTGCGGGAGATGGTCGTCGCCGCGCTGATCACCCTCTTGACGCAGGGCCTGGTGATCGTCGGCATGCTGGTTGGCATGCTCGCGCTCAACGTGCGTTTGACCCTGATCGCGGTGCTGATCGTGCCGCTGCTCTTCCTGATCCTCTCCAGTTTCCGCCTGCGCCTGTCGGTGGCGGCTCAGCAGCAACGCAAACGAGAAGGGCGCCTGGCCTCGTCGATGCACGAGGTCCTCACCAGCATCCAGGTCGTCCAGGCCAACACGGCGGAGAAATACGAGGACGAGCGCTTCAAGCAGATGAACCGGCGCAGCCTTGGCGCGGGGGTGCGCTTGACGCGCCTCGAGGCGCAGATGAATCGATCCGTCCAGGTGGCGATCGCGCTCGGCATCTGCCTCGTCCTCTGGCTGGGCAGCCGCGACGTGCTCGCCGGCCGCCTGAGCCCCGGGGAACTGCTGGTCTTCCTCGCCTACCTGCGCAGCCTCTATCGCCCGCTGCAGCAGACCGCGAAGATGACCCTGCGCATGGCGAAGGCGTCCGCCTGCGGCGACCGCGTGCTGGAGGTCCTGGACGAGAAGCCGGCGATCCAGAACCCGGCCGGCGGCCGGGTGCTGCGCGAGGTGCGCGGCTGGATCAGCTTCCGCGGCGTCAGCTTCGCTTACCGGGCAGACACGCCCGTGCTGCAGGAGATCGACCTCGAGGCGCGGCCCGGTGAGTTGATCGCGCTCGTCGGACCGACAGGCGCGGGCAAGACCACACTCCTGCACCTGATTCCGCGCTTCTACGATCCCA
It encodes:
- a CDS encoding glycosyltransferase encodes the protein MSRAARSEILAAAPSSRPLSPAPAMQPETATWDGRTGTLAYVAKMFPRISETFILREILALKQAGIPVQIYSLLPPTRDSRVQPEALPLLPEVRYLAAPGPGSLGPCLAELGVALRGRPGATLKELTWTLLRPTRANWRRFLRGLLLARRLRADRAAHVHAAWAHTPASVTRLACALTGIPWSMGAHAKDIHLSSPDSLRRKLAAARFTTVCSGSNQRYLQALTAPAAGLPEPAVLLNYHGVDCDYFTPAVEPGPSAASGRAPLILAVGRLVPKKGFDVLIAAAARLRERGLRLRLAIIGAGPLAHPLADQAAALGLAECVTFAGLSTLDEVREAYRVASCVVLPARIAADGDRDGIPNTLAEAMAMGLPVVSTALPGIGELVKDGETGLLVPPDDAEALADGLQRLITDLAFARGLGQAGRAWVQANFAARDWETRIAGRLKRTLGVERILYVSADRGVPVRGGKGASVHLRSVIKALAAEGVESQLITTQPGPAAGPPPTCAMTRAACAPWQERALRRIAGWSRGGRPLERALLRLADNLALYRSGRRLAAAWHPDLVYERYALTAIAGSLLAHRLGVPHCLEVNAPLAEEEARYRGLRLGALARATEGWLLRRADCLVVVSEALAVHARRLGVDPARILVLPNAVDGELFHAGREGAALRRQLGLEDAFVVGFTGTLKPWHGVDHLLRAAAQALPKLPRLSLLIVGEGPERASLERLARELALGDRVRFTGQVEHAAVGEYIAACDVLCAPYGPMDDHWFSPLKVSEYLATGRPVIASAIGQLAECLDESRGVVLVPPGDEAQLATALTRLADDPGRRAGLAAAAAQARAWTWRRLVREVLGAAEPARRVNWRWTA
- a CDS encoding glycosyltransferase family 4 protein, with the translated sequence MSNLVALPPFAGSEFVPTPGPPLTIGYVLKMFPRFSETFILNEILELERQGVRVVIFSMKTPNERLRQAEVAAVQARVHVVPEFRGAALVRHLIAHARCLLRSPRRYWQTLHFARTRGSDAAWEKFLAAPYIVRTAQRAGVEHFHAHFASGPARQAKLAAMISGIPFSFTGPAKDLFWAGHQHGKNNKLKKRVREASFVITISDFNRDFIRSLDFRVPRRRLLTVPNGMDLRQWTFVRPLGLPLGARPEEPPLFLAVGRLVEKKGFADLVEACRILRDRGRAFRCVIAGEGPERERLAERIAAAGLTDAVVLAGAVPLAELRADLLPSASVLIQPSIVCEDGDRDGIPTVILEAMATGLPVISTPVSGIGEAVVHGVTGLLVGQRKPESLATAMDILVQDPALAARLATGGRRLVETRFNLRTNVGILIHLFRHSARGDRRWSEAKLRERLGLAPVLEPGFEGEALDAAAQG
- a CDS encoding ABC transporter ATP-binding protein; this translates as MLQLRANVMPLRSAWADAMRFLAILRRFRAYVRPQLRSILLAAAASVGYTIATLLEPWPLQVIFDGILLQRPLRIFGWDLATLGADGRVVLLGGAAAAVLVLALLRGQFYFIQNVRAATAGQDVVMGIRRALFNHLQTLSLSFHRRAQAGDLLMRLTGDIVMLREMVVAALITLLTQGLVIVGMLVGMLALNVRLTLIAVLIVPLLFLILSSFRLRLSVAAQQQRKREGRLASSMHEVLTSIQVVQANTAEKYEDERFKQMNRRSLGAGVRLTRLEAQMNRSVQVAIALGICLVLWLGSRDVLAGRLSPGELLVFLAYLRSLYRPLQQTAKMTLRMAKASACGDRVLEVLDEKPAIQNPAGGRVLREVRGWISFRGVSFAYRADTPVLQEIDLEARPGELIALVGPTGAGKTTLLHLIPRFYDPTAGELRIEGIPVQEIGLRSLRRQIGFLPQDAATMGLSIRENISYGAIGRKGSAPSDAEIEAVARAARAHEFILRLPRGYDTVIGERGGTLSGGQRQRLAIARALMRNAPILLLDEPTTGLDPIAEEAVLAGLAELTRGRTTLVIAHHLSTILRADRIVFLREGRIVEEGPHRALLAQGGAYAEFFQSEWGRIAKHA